Proteins from a single region of Cydia pomonella isolate Wapato2018A chromosome 13, ilCydPomo1, whole genome shotgun sequence:
- the LOC133524024 gene encoding salivary glue protein Sgs-3-like, with the protein MFPNVLLAITTAVAGAGAAPMHRGMKNDPLVFISNPIESEFPGHWIPESILKRILNRPNNPSTKQPLKATKQRLRATKSIIRPRTNTGPKKPTTKEPTTEIETITPKTTTSTPTPTTATTTPATTPTTSSPTTTTTEPATTTTTEPATTTPEPSTTEPTTTEPTTTEPTTTEPTTTEPTTTEPKTTEPTTSELTTKTETTTTTEPKPTKHKRSKTTTTQDLLNTAGNNLIG; encoded by the exons a TGTTTCCGAATGTACTACTTGCAATAACTACCGCGGTCGCAGGCGCCGGTGCGGCGCCCATGCACCGTGGCATGAAAAACGACCCTCTGGTGTTTATCTCAAACCCTATAGAATCCGAGTTTCCTGGACACTGGATCCCTGAGAGTATCCTCaaaagaattttaaatagaCCAAATAATCCATCTACAAAACAACCGTTGAAAGCTACAAAACAACGATTGAGAGCTACAAAATCTATTATCCGACCCAGAACTAATACGGGTCCTAAAAAACCAACAACTAAGGAACCTACAACTGAAATAGAAACAATCACTCCCAAAACAACAACGTCAACACCAACCCCAACAACAGCGACTACAACACCAGCAACCACTCCAACCACGTCATCACCAACAACAACAACGACAGAaccagcaacaacaacaacgacAGAACCAGCAACAACAACACCAGAACCATCGACAACCGAACCAACAACAACAGAACCAACTACAACAGAACCCACAACAACAGAACCAACAACAACAGAACCAACAACAACAGAACCAAAAACAACAGAACCAACGACATCAGAACTAACTACAAAAACtgaaacaacaacaacaacagaaCCAAAACCAACAAAACATAAAAGatcaaaaacaacaacaacacaggACCTGTTGAATACCGCTGGTAACAATTTAATTGGATAA
- the LOC133524023 gene encoding salivary glue protein Sgs-3-like, translated as MFPNVLLAITTAVAGAGAAPMHRGMKNDPLVFISNPIESEFPGHWIPESILKRILNRPNNPSTKQPLKATKQRLRATKSIIRPRTNTGPKKPTTKEPTTEIETTTPKTTTPTPTTTTTTPATTPTTSSPTTTTTEAATTTEPTTPEPTTAEATTTEPTTITTTTEPTTTATSEPTTTTEPTTTTTEPTTTEPTTTTTTEPTTTTEPTTTTEPTTTTEPTTTTTEPTTTTTEPTTTTTTTEPTTTEPTTKTEAKSTKHRRLTTTTTPDLQNTAGNNVNG; from the exons a TGTTTCCGAATGTGCTACTTGCAATAACTACCGCGGTCGCAGGCGCCGGTGCGGCGCCCATGCACCGTGGCATGAAAAACGACCCTCTGGTGTTTATCTCAAACCCTATAGAATCCGAGTTTCCTGGACACTGGATCCCTGAGAGTATCCTCaaaagaattttaaatagaCCAAATAATCCATCTACAAAACAACCGTTGAAAGCTACAAAACAACGATTGAGAGCTACAAAATCTATTATCCGACCCAGAACTAATACGGGTCCTAAAAAACCAACAACTAAGGAACCTACAACTGAAATAGAAACAACCACTCCCAAAACAACAACACCAACCCCAACAACAACGACTACAACACCAGCAACCACTCCAACCACGTCATCACCAACAACAACAACGACAGAAGCAGCAACAACAACAGAACCAACAACACCAGAACCAACGACAGCCGAAGCAACAACAACAGAACcaacaacaataacaacaaccacagAACCAACAACAACAGCAACATCAGAgccaacaacaacaacagaaCCAACAACGACAACAACAGAACCAACAACAACAGAACCAACAACGACAACAACAACAGaaccaacaacaacaacagaaccaacaacaacaacagaaccaacaacaacaacagaaccaacaacaacaacaacagaaCCAACAACCACAACAACAGAACCAACGACGACGACAACAACAACAGAACCCACGACAACCGAACCAACTACAAAAACAGAAGCAAAATCAACAAAACATAGAagattaacaacaacaacaacaccgGACCTGCAGAATACAGCTGGTAACAATGTAAATGGATAA
- the LOC133524031 gene encoding uncharacterized protein LOC133524031, which yields MFTSIVVIFSVIATTTAIPLSPAINDDPLIFISNPIEAHFPSHWMPLSIVRTILNKPMRPRFLWTTRAAKHIELDEVISTKIIPTERPIGPKTAHKAKDTNGVKRSKIIPTEKSIKPKTPKNSHRYNTKDANKVTTTKIMPTHNAKEASAEVTNTKSATEITHNKIPAEPETTKPTEITNINPTEITNINPTEITNINPTEITNINPIEHTRPSKTAEPYENVSAGNGVNGR from the exons A TGTTCACTAGCATTGTTGTTATATTCTCGGTGATCGCAACCACGACCGCTATCCCGCTAAGTCCGGCCATAAATGACGATCCATTAATATTCATATCAAACCCTATAGAAGCTCACTTCCCAAGCCACTGGATGCCACTGAGTATTGTTAGAACAATTCTAAATAAACCCATGAGACCAAGGTTTTTATGGACAACAAGAGCAGCAAAACATATAGAACTCGATGAAGTAATAAGCACTAAAATAATTCCTACTGAGAGACCAATTGGACCTAAAACTGCTCACAAAGCTAAAGACACCAATGGAGTAAAAAGatcaaaaataatacctacagaGAAATCAATTAAACCTAAAACACCCAAAAATTCTCACAGATATAATACTAAAGATGCCAATAAAGTAACAACCACAAAAATAATGCCCACACACAACGCTAAAGAAGCGTCCGCTGAAGTAACAAACACTAAATCTGCAACTGAAATTACGCATAACAAGATACCTGCTGAGCCCGAAACTACCAAACCTACTGAAATAACTAATATTAATCCTACTGAAATAACTAATATTAATCCTACTGAAATAACTAATATTAATCCTACTGAAATAACTAATATTAATCCTATAGAACACACACGCCCCTCTAAAACAGCTGAACCTTATGAAAATGTTTCCGCGGGAAATGGTGTAAACGGCAGATAA